Proteins encoded by one window of Anopheles maculipalpis chromosome 2RL, idAnoMacuDA_375_x, whole genome shotgun sequence:
- the LOC126559571 gene encoding 39S ribosomal protein L33, mitochondrial — protein sequence MFITNILLKKAKSKNILVLMESAVSGHQFTMIRERLADKLELQRFDPYIQRMSLYRERRRLRSLN from the exons ATGTTCATCACCAACATTCTgctaaagaaagcaaaaagcaa AAATATTCTCGTGCTGATGGAAAGCGCAGTTAGTGGACACCAATTTACAATGATCCGGGAGCGGTTGGCCGATAAGCTGGAACTGCAACGCTTTGATCCATACA TCCAACGGATGTCCCTGTACCGAGAGCGCAGACGACTACGAAGTTTGAACTGA
- the LOC126567154 gene encoding bifunctional lysine-specific demethylase and histidyl-hydroxylase NO66 translates to METVAGTEPVNPTAEIGNSIVIATTSSATLPSSATKKPSQKRKKPAGSPHQPTPGATDTPGTKTKPPPIDLITTGPAMNGSEMQLPAGSAGTTSHDGPSPPSAKKQKKKQPEEGKESHGKKQKSNAKQARFHIKLYSAPKQPVAATTAGIAKKKQAKQQTVTTTAASEQTKKQQQQNGKKSSKKSRPSSKVNGASVGLAPSSVVTPLKRPSQIKQEPRTLTRAKNTATDGTAHHELDSVMIGRQTFAWLIGPGTTVDEFMRTYWERKHLLVKRNDRSYYGGLLSRAMIDEMLRTNNIEYTKNIDITSYRDGQRETHNPDGRVLPPDLWHFYDTGCSVRMLNPQTYLRSVYELNVKLQEYFHCMTGANFYLTPPGSQGFAPHYDDIEAFVLQIEGRKRWRLYGPRTPQEVLARVSSENLRQDELAGPPILDVVLEAGDLLYFPRGCIHQAATVPGAHSLHITVSMYQRNCWADLFEQMLPIALAGAAEEEPQLREGLPLDLHQHFGIVHSDGTGAERRRLIVRIRSMFDKLFSDAAIDGAVDQLAKRFQHDALPPLVDFGEWDDTVYGSGNYEFRPDGTVRCARPIDDRSSVRLLRRNILRLVSEEDKLRIYYHTDNSREYHQYEANFLELDHETALGVELLIKMYPRYVLVSSLPVEDRLEFIRSLWEKGLIVCRRPDDAASANSSATFTTTA, encoded by the exons ATGGAAACGGTAGCAGGCACGGAACCAGTCAACCCAACGGCTGAAATAGGAAATAGCATCGTCATAGCGACCACCAGCAGCGCCACACTACCTAGTTCCGCAACTAAAAAGCCTTCccagaagaggaagaaaccTGCCGGCTCCCCACATCAACCCACACCGGGTGCCACTGACACACCCGGCACCAAAACGAAGCCACCGCCGATTGAT ctcaTCACCACTGGTCCCGCGATGAACGGCAGTGAGATGCAGCTGCCGGCTGGCTCGGCAGGAACCACTTCCCACGACGGACCATCCCCACCAAGCGccaaaaagcagaagaaaaaacagccCGAGGAAGGGAAGGAATCGCACGGAAAGAAACAGAAATCAAACGCAAAACAGGCACGTTTCCATATCAAGCTGTATTCGGCACCGAAACAGCCGGTCGCTGCCACGACGGCCGGAATAGCGAAGAAAAAGCAGGCCAAACAGCAAACGGTGACGACAACGGCCGCTTCGgaacaaaccaaaaagcagcaacagcagaacgGCAAGAAATCGTCGAAAAAAAGTCGTCCCAGTTCGAAGGTGAACGGTGCGTCAGTCGGATTAGCACCGAGCAGTGTGGTAACTCCGTTGAAGCGCCCCTcacaaatcaaacaagaaCCAAGGACACTGACCAGGGCAAAAAATACCGCCACCGATGGTACGGCCCATCACGAGCTGGACAGTGTAATGATCGGGCGGCAAACGTTTGCCTGGCTGATTGGCCCCGGTACGACAGTGGATGAATTCATGCGCACCTACTGGGAACGGAAGCACCTGCTGGTGAAGCGCAACGATCGGTCGTACTATGGCGGCCTACTGTCCCGTGCCATGATCGACGAGATGCTGCGTACGAACAACATCGAGTACACGAAAAACATCGACATCACCTCGTACCGGGACGGACAGCGCGAAACGCACAATCCGGACGGTCGTGTGCTTCCGCCCGACCTGTGGCACTTTTACGACACCGGATGTAGCGTGAGAATGCTCAACCCGCAGACGTATCTGCGCTCGGTGTACGAGCTGAACGTGAAGCTGCAGGAGTACTTCCACTGTATGACCGGGGCCAACTTCTATCTAACACCGCCGGGCAGTCAGGGCTTTGCACCTCACTACGACGACATCGAAGCGTTTGTGCTGCAGATCGAGGGTCGCAAACGATGGCGTCTGTACGGACCGCGCACACCCCAAGAAGTGTTGGCTCGCGTTTCCTCCGAAAATCTACGCCAGGACGAACTGGCCGGACCACCCATCCTGGACGTGGTGCTTGAGGCGGGTGACTTGCTGTACTTTCCCCGTGGCTGTATCCATCAGGCCGCAACCGTACCGGGAGCCCATTCGCTTCACATTACCGTTAGCATGTACCAGCGTAACTGTTGGGCGGATCTGTTCGAGCAGATGTTACCGATTGCGTTGGCAGGCGCGGCCGAAGAGGAACCGCAGCTGCGCGAAGGTTTGCCGCTAGATCTGCATCAACACTTTGGCATCGTGCATTCGGACGGAACGGGTGCGGAACGGCGCCGATTAATCGTGCGCATACGGTCCATGTTCGATAAGCTTTTTTCGGACGCGGCAATCGATGGGGCGGTCGATCAGTTGGCCAAACGGTTCCAGCACGATGCACTGCCCCCGTTGGTTGATTTTGGCGAATGGGACGACACGGTGTACGGTTCGGGAAATTACGAATTCCGACCggacggtacggtacggtgtgCGAGACCGATCGATGATCGTTCGTCGGTTCGGTTGCTGCGCCGCAACATACTGCGACTGGTGAGCGAAGAGGACAAGCTACGCATTTACTATCACACGGACAATTCGCGCGAGTATCACCAGTACGAGGCGAACTTTCTCGAGCTGGACCACGAGACGGCGCTCGGTGTGGAGTTGCTGATCAAGATGTATCCGAGGTACGTGTTGGTCAGCAGCTTGCCGGTGGAGGATCGGCTCGAGTTCATACGCAGCCTGTGGGAGAAAGGGTTGATTGTGTGCCGTAGACCGGACGACGCTGCGAGCGCCAACAGTTCAGCAACATTCACCACTACTGCGTAA
- the LOC126559768 gene encoding protein dachsous: MVLKCTLSVLILSLMFTLAPGQLLDNRCYLDGGGSAVNFFANEDITVGAVVGSLRVLGDPGKDIVLTLREKDSPVYIAPGTKDLIVAKPLDKEGLIGPSAVFVNVICERKFSDEAGIIIPVNIRVTDVNDNAPMWIGAPYKLNLSEVTVIGTRILQGIRAHDLDQPGPYSTVEYQTLPGPYSDYVAFVTPLEGTLVLKKYIDYESVQNFTVKIRAQDQGKPPKYSDTFVTIRVLDSDDQNPKFDRDVYYGQLLTEQGDIKVSPEAIRAEDQDRGIRADMRYSIVSSNGSEDEISFEIHPNTGNMRQTRALPPGQARQSRTIVVKATQVDNPDRYALTTVILSPPKGFETSLSVLSVQPPVGGAEFVRGTFYATVREDAKPGTKVSQLTNQAGEQLRYGIVGSPLAQEQFRVGPSGEIILAKPLNYRRVPQYTFAIETSVPGADRNTSTTVVIDVLPANMWEPRFRKPFYSFAIENPLHAQQLPMLVGRIEAADGDRTDELSFVLKGNYSNLFRVDPYGNLWLVSNRTDLPVAMRLLATVTDTGTPPKSATVPVVVKLKPETASLTSNLLIVNIVVACALGLLLIGGFVRCVYRRRKRKVSSAEQIVGHGAGVVPPLKHGVDSSRFLLQRAEQRMHTNVRLTDCAASSTLGSENQDFIDHEGENPRRSQIHNTRALEREELGGQNLNHLLLQWQEKYDEKNNGTEDMSIDDKLIVYF, translated from the exons ATGGTGCTGAAGTGTACACTATCAGTATTGATTTTAAGTTTAATGTTTACCCTTG CTCCCGGACAGCTGTTGGACAATCGGTGCTATCTGGACGGTGGTGGATCGGCAGTTAACTTCTTCGCCAACGAGGACATTACCGTCGGAGCGGTGGTAGGCAGTTTGCGTGTGTTAGGTGACCCTGGAAAGGACATTGTGCTGACGCTTCGAGAGAAGGATTCACCCGTTTACATAGCGCCCGGTACGAAGGATCTAATAGTGGCCAAACCGTTGGATAAAGAAGGGCTTATTGGGCCATCGGCGGTGTTTGTGAACGTGATTTGTGAGCGCAAGTTTTCCGATGAGGCG GGCATTATAATTCCAGTTAATATACGGGTGACGGACGTGAATGATAATGCGCCGATGTGGATTGGTGCACCGTACAAGTTGAACCTTTCGGAAGTGACCGTCATTGGAACGAG GATTCTGCAAGGCATCCGGGCACACGATCTTGATCAACCTGGACCGTACTCGACCGTCGAGTACCAAACACTCCCAGGACCGTACTCCGATTATGTGGCCTTCGTAACACCGCTCGAGGGTACGCTAGTGCTGAAAAAGTACATCGATTACGAGTCGGTACAAAACTTTACGGTAAAAATACGCGCCCAAGACCAGGGCAAACCACCGAAGTACTCGGACACGTTTGTAACTATCCGTGTGCTCGATTCGGACGATCAGAATCCAAAGTTCGATCGTGATGTGTACTATGGCCAGCTGCTCACGGAGCAAGGTGACATTAAAGTTAGTCCCGAAGCAATTCGCGCGGAAGATCAGGATCGTGGCATACGGGCCGATATGCGGTACTCGATCGTATCGTCGAATGGATCGGAAGATGAGATCAGCTTTGAGATACATCCAAACACGGGCAATATGCGTCAGACGCGTGCGCTACCACCAGGACAAGCACGCCAATCGCGCACAATCGTTGTTAAAGCGACTCAGGTGGACAATCCCGATCGTTACGCACTGACCACGGTGATTTTGTCACCTCCGAAGGGTTTCGAAACGTCTCTGAGCGTCCTCAGCGTTCAGCCACCGGTTGGTGGAGCAGAATTTGTGCGCGGGACGTTCTACGCTACGGTAAGGGAGGACGCCAAACCTGGTACGAAAGTGTCCCAGCTAACAAACCAAGCTGGCGAACAGCTACGATACGGTATTGTTGGATCACCGCTAGCTCAGGAACAGTTTCGTGTTGGCCCGAGTGGAGAAATCATTCTAGCGAAACCACTCAACTATCGACGCGTTCCACAGTACACCTTTGCGATCGAAACAAGCGTACCGGGCGCGGACCGCAACACCAGCACAACGGTGGTGATCGATGTGCTGCCAGCAAACATGTGGGAACCTCGGTTCCGGAAGCCGTTCTACTCGTTCGCGATCGAGAATCCACTGCACGCACAGCAGCTTCCGATGCTGGTGGGACGCATCGAGGCGGCTGATGGCGATCGTACGGATGAGCTGTCCTTCGTGTTGAAGGGCAACTACAGCAATCTGTTCCGTGTTGATCCGTACGGTAATCTGTGGCTAGTGTCGAATCGGACCGATCTTCCGGTAGCGATGCGGTTGCTTGCAACCGTAACTGATACGGGAACACCACCGAAATCCGCTACCGTACCAGTAGTTGTGAAGCTAAAGCCGGAAACCGCTTCCCTAACTTCAAATCTACTCATCGTGAACATCGTTGTGGCGTGCGCCCTCGGGCTGCTTCTTATTGGTGGTTTCGTACGGTGTGTTTATCGACGCCGCAAGCGAAAAGTGTCGTCGGCGGAACAAATTGTTGGACATGGTGCTGGCGTTGTGCCACCGTTAAAGCACGGTGTCGATTCTAGCCGGTTTCTATTGCAACGCGCGGAACAACGGATGCACACGAATGTACGGTTGACGGATTGTGCCGCCTCATCAACGCTGGGCAGCGAGAATCAGGACTTTATCGACCATGAAGGAG AAAACCCAAGACGCTCGCAGATACACAACACGAGGGCGCTCGAACGGGAGGAACTTGGCGGACAGAATCTAAAccatctgctgctgcaatggCAGGAAAAGTACGACGAAAAG AACAACGGGACAGAGGACATGTCCATCGACGACAAGTTGATCGTGTACTTCTAA
- the LOC126557789 gene encoding putative fatty acyl-CoA reductase CG8306, whose protein sequence is MASEVQNFYKNKYIFLTGGTGFLGVAIIDKILRSSPEVGGIYLLMRPKKGKAIQERLKDLTKNSVFEQLLETHSADIFNKLIPVSGDVGENFLGLSQEDQAMIVENTNVVIHSAATLDFQATLRPTVNINLLGTKRVLELCTRMRNLKSMVHISSAYVNSYLTEAEEKLYPCTETAQKVVDLVDTLNDSALDELLPKLLKDHPNAYTFTKQLAEHEVNKHAAQFPCAIIRPSMITGAWKEPTPGWTISKNGPQGFLMGASKGVIRRLPVGVDLVYDYIPVDAVVNQTLVLGWYMGTNSFREVKVFHCTTSTSNPFKWRSVVDQMNDYLHKYPLKSAIWYPRLKFVSSLWVYKLASIFVHILPALVLDFILRISGGRPMLMRLHTNVWESLNRLEKFIFTEWKYHNPATQQLAQSLTEKDKTLFNFNVSQLQWPEYFVHLTQGVRRYLNNEHPKSLDAARRKDKILFIVDIVFQVLIFSLVGWLFTSVLGASSSSFWLYGVGCYLLFNLL, encoded by the exons ATGGCTAGTGAGGTGCAAAACTTTTACAAAAACAAGTACATCTTTCTAACCGGTGGCACAGGCTTCCTCGGTGTTGCCATCATCGACAAGATTCTACGTTCTTCACCGGAG GTTGGTGGCATCTATCTGTTGATGCGCCCGAAAAAGGGTAAAGCGATCCAGGAGAGATTGAAGGATCTTACGAAAAACTCG GTTTTTGAGCAGTTGCTGGAAACCCACTCGGCCGACATCTTCAACAAGCTCATCCCAGTGTCGGGCGATGTGGGTGAAAACTTTCTCGGACTATCGCAGGAAGATCAGGCCATGATCGTGGAAAATACCAACGTCGTTATCCATTCGGCGGCAACACTGGATTTTCAGGCAACGCTACGACCAACGGTCAATATCAATCTGCTTGGCACCAAGCGCGTGCTGGAGCTTTGTACGAGAATGAGAAATCTGAAG AGCATGGTGCACATATCCAGTGCGTACGTTAACTCGTACCTGACGGAAGCCGAAGAGAAGCTTTATCCCTGCACGGAAACTGCCCAGAAGGTGGTCGATCTGGTGGACACGCTGAACGATTCGGCACTGGATGAACTGTTGCCCAA GCTGCTGAAGGACCACCCGAATGCTTACACGTTCACCAAGCAGTTGGCCGAGCACGAGGTTAACAAACATGCCGCACAGTTCCCGTGTGCGATTATTCGTCCGAGCATGA TTACCGGTGCCTGGAAGGAACCAACACCGGGCTGGACTATCTCGAAGAACGGACCACAAGGTTTCCTGATGGGAGCTTCCAAGGGTGTGATCCGTCGTCTACCAGTCGGTGTGGATCTCGTGTACGACTACATCCCAGTCGATGCGGTAGTAAACCAAACGCTCGTGTTGGGCTGGTACATGGGCACTAATAGCTTCCGTGAGGTTAAAGTGTTCCACTGCACTACCAGCACGTCGAATCCCTTCAAGTGGCGCTCGGTCGTTGATCAGATGAACGATTACTTGCACAAGTATCCACTGAAATCGGCCATCTG GTACCCACGGTTGAAGTTCGTCTCGAGCCTATGGGTGTACAAGCTGGCCTCCATCTTTGTGCACATTCTCCCGGCGCTGGTGCTGGACTTTATCCTACGGATTTCTGGTGGTCGTCCAAT GTTGATGCGCCTCCACACGAATGTTTGGGAATCGCTAaaccggttggaaaagttcaTCTTCACCGAGTGGAAGTACCACAATCCGGCCACCCAACAGCTTGCCCAATCATTGACGGAAAAGGACAAAACGCTATTCAACTTTAACGTGTCGCAACTCCAGTGGCCGGAATATTTCGTGCACCTTACACAGGGCGTTCGGCGGTACCTCAACAACGAGCATCCAAAGTCTCTCGATGCAGCTCGCAGGAAGGATAAAAT ACTCTTCATCGTGGACATCGTGTTCCAGGTGCTTATCTTCTCTCTGGTCGGATGGTTGTTTACCTCGGTGCTTGGAGCATCCAGCAGCTCCTTCTGGTTGTATGGAGTCGGGTGTTATCTGCTCTTCAATCTGCTTTAG